One window of the Danaus plexippus chromosome 25, MEX_DaPlex, whole genome shotgun sequence genome contains the following:
- the LOC116775119 gene encoding PHAF1 protein CG7083 has product MLDLEIVPERSLGCDAWEFVLGMHFSQAVSIIQSQVGTIRGVQVLYSDQNPLSVDLVINMPQDGIRLIFDPVAQRLKIIEIYNMKLVKLRYSGMSFNSPEITPSIEQVEHCFGATHPGLYDSQRHLFALNFRGLTFYFPVDSKFEPGYAHGLGSLQFPNGGSPVVSRTTIYYGSQHQLSRSASGRCTAPLAELPLSCYRHQLHLRRCDVLRSPSATLGLRLHIYTEGTRSGEPASARRRVVRFGDSCQAVSRALAAPARLYYKADDKMRIHRPTARRRPPPASDYFFNYFTLGLDVLFDARTHQVKKFILHTNYPGHYNFNMYHRCEFELNVQPDKCESNTLVESRGAVCITAYSKWENVSRALRVCERPVVLNRASSTNTTNPFGSTFCYGYQDMIFEVMSNNYIASITLYQPEGTRPHYAVTSIA; this is encoded by the exons ATGTTGGATTTAGAAATAGTGCCAGAGCGCTCCCTCGGTTGCGATGCCTGGGAGTTTGTGCTGG GTATGCATTTCTCGCAAGCAGTTTCCATCATCCAGAGCCAAGTCGGAACGATCCGTGGTGTCCAAGTGTTGTATAGCGATCag AATCCACTGTCCGTGGACCTAGTCATAAACATGCCTCAAGACGGGATACGGTTGATATTTGACCCTGTAGCTCAGAGGCTGAAGATCATagagatatataatatgaaattagttAAACTTAGGTATAG CGGCATGTCGTTCAACTCCCCGGAGATCACGCCATCTATCGAGCAAGTGGAGCACTGCTTCGGCGCGACTCACCCCGGCCTCTACGACAGTCAGAGACATCTGTTCGCGTTGAATTTCAGAGGCCTGACATTTTATTTCCCCGTCGATAGTAAATTTGAG CCGGGCTACGCTCACGGCCTCGGCTCTCTCCAGTTCCCTAACGGCGGCTCGCCCGTCGTTTCTCGGACAACTATATACTATGGATCTCAGCATCAG TTGAGCCGGTCAGCGAGCGGTCGCTGTACGGCCCCACTGGCAGAGCTGCCGCTGTCATGTTATAGACACCAGCTTCATCTGCGACGATGCGACGTCCTGCGCTCACCCTCCGCGACCCTAGGACTCCGCCTGCACATATACACGGAGG GTACTAGATCTGGTGAACCGGCCTCCGCCCGGCGGCGCGTGGTTCGTTTCGGAGACAGTTGCCAGGCTGTCTCCAGGGCTCTCGCGGCGCCCGCCCGCCTATACTACAAGGCGGACGATAAGATGCGTATACACAGACCCACCGCCCGCCGCCGCCCACCACCGGCATCAGACTACTTCTTCAATTACTTCACTCTCGGCCTG GACGTGTTATTCGACGCCCGCACGCACCAGGTGAAGAAGTTTATTCTTCACACCAACTACCCCGGCCACTACAACTTCAATATGTACCACAGATGCGAATTCGAACTCAACGTGCAGCCCGACAA ATGCGAGTCCAACACACTGGTCGAATCCCGCGGCGCCGTCTGCATCACCGCGTACAGCAAGTGGGAGAACGTGTCGCGGGCGCTGCGGGTCTGCGAGCGGCCGGTCGTCCTCAACAGGGCCTCGTCCACTAACACCACCAACCCCTTCGGCTCCACCTTCTGCTACGGATACCAGGACATGATCTTTGAG GTGATGTCCAACAACTACATAGCGTCAATAACTCTGTATCAACCGGAAGGCACCCGGCCGCACTACGCGGTCACCTCGATCGCGTGA